The proteins below come from a single Burkholderia sp. FERM BP-3421 genomic window:
- the serC gene encoding 3-phosphoserine/phosphohydroxythreonine transaminase — MSNTLNFSGGPGALPDSVLRQTRDAIIALPETGMSVLGMSHRSDWFRAILDEAERNLRALLGLPERYAITFLQGGSSLLFATIPMNFASRRHAPPVYVNSGYWSSRASAEAARVGPARIAWSGQDCGFRRLPALDQLAVAPDAAYLHYVSNETVEGLQFEPPADAPHDAPLIVDMSSDFLSRPLDASRYAMIYAHAQKNLGPAGVTVALIDRALLERIPDTLPGILDFRTHVEHGSNYNTPPVFAIYVLTLVTRWLRDEIGGLAAMQRLNDMKARRLYFTLDALSDAIAVHAERPWRSRMNAAFAFGDARLDRAFADAAAERGIVGLDGHRSLGGLRASLYNAVTPDAVDTLCDALTEFSVAHA, encoded by the coding sequence ATGTCCAATACCCTGAATTTCTCCGGCGGCCCCGGCGCATTGCCCGACTCCGTGCTGCGCCAGACGCGCGACGCCATCATCGCGCTGCCGGAAACCGGCATGTCGGTGCTGGGCATGAGCCATCGATCCGACTGGTTCCGCGCGATCCTCGACGAGGCGGAACGCAACCTGCGCGCGTTGCTCGGGCTGCCCGAGCGCTACGCGATCACGTTCCTGCAAGGCGGCAGCAGCCTGTTGTTCGCGACGATCCCGATGAACTTCGCGAGCCGCCGCCATGCGCCGCCCGTGTACGTGAATTCCGGCTACTGGAGCAGCCGCGCGAGCGCCGAAGCCGCGCGCGTCGGCCCCGCGCGCATCGCGTGGAGCGGCCAGGACTGCGGCTTTCGCCGCTTGCCCGCGCTCGATCAGCTCGCGGTCGCCCCCGATGCCGCGTACCTGCACTACGTGTCGAACGAAACCGTCGAGGGCCTGCAGTTCGAGCCGCCCGCCGACGCGCCGCACGACGCGCCGCTCATCGTCGACATGTCGTCCGACTTCCTGTCGCGGCCGCTCGACGCGAGCCGCTACGCGATGATCTACGCGCACGCGCAAAAGAATCTCGGTCCGGCCGGCGTCACGGTCGCGCTGATCGATCGCGCGTTGCTCGAGCGGATTCCCGACACCCTGCCCGGCATCCTCGATTTCCGCACGCACGTCGAGCACGGCTCGAACTACAACACGCCGCCCGTGTTCGCGATCTACGTGCTGACGCTGGTCACGCGTTGGCTGCGCGACGAGATCGGCGGACTCGCCGCGATGCAGCGGCTCAACGACATGAAAGCGCGGCGGCTCTACTTCACGCTCGATGCGCTGAGCGATGCGATCGCCGTGCATGCGGAGCGTCCGTGGCGCTCGCGCATGAACGCCGCGTTCGCGTTCGGCGACGCGCGGCTCGACCGGGCATTCGCCGACGCGGCCGCGGAACGCGGGATCGTCGGGCTCGACGGTCACCGTTCGCTGGGCGGCCTGCGCGCGTCGCTCTACAACGCCGTCACGCCCGACGCGGTCGATACGCTGTGCGACGCATTGACCGAATTCAGCGTCGCCCACGCGTGA
- a CDS encoding phosphotransferase family protein, producing the protein MSIQALPASCDAAPPHGPEAAAALIRRALQVEPLALVPQLLTQSGNTIYRADLPDGRKVVLRISPQRSTFAYTAHNLGALRALGVPVQHVLAVGPLTSGGSFVILNWLDGFDLRFALPSMRADQMIRVAGHVADCQRRVAGLPRSHGFGWAPVGQDAALAHWTDLFGAPATASVNDAPTPLGRLRARLRTVRATLEPYFEACQPVCFLDDLTTKNVIVDNGALSGFIDIDFVCYGDPLLQVGSTLAYLAADVGDTGRAYGDALIDSCALTGDARRAMYFYAGLWTTGFLATAEAAGDAWRIGKLIPAASALLDAAEAA; encoded by the coding sequence ATGTCCATTCAAGCACTGCCGGCGTCGTGCGACGCCGCGCCTCCGCACGGCCCCGAAGCCGCCGCGGCCCTGATCCGGCGCGCCTTGCAGGTCGAGCCGCTCGCGCTCGTGCCGCAACTCCTCACGCAAAGCGGCAACACGATCTACCGCGCCGACCTGCCCGACGGGCGGAAGGTGGTCCTGCGCATCAGCCCCCAGCGCAGCACGTTCGCCTACACCGCACACAATCTCGGCGCGCTGCGCGCGCTCGGCGTGCCGGTCCAGCACGTGCTCGCGGTCGGCCCGCTCACGTCGGGCGGATCCTTCGTGATCCTGAACTGGCTCGACGGCTTCGACCTGAGATTCGCACTGCCCTCGATGCGCGCAGACCAGATGATCCGCGTCGCCGGGCATGTGGCCGATTGCCAGCGTCGCGTCGCCGGCCTGCCGCGCAGCCACGGCTTCGGCTGGGCGCCGGTCGGCCAGGACGCCGCGCTCGCGCACTGGACCGATCTGTTCGGCGCGCCGGCCACGGCCTCCGTCAACGACGCCCCGACACCGCTCGGCCGCCTGCGCGCGCGACTGCGCACAGTGCGCGCCACACTCGAACCCTATTTCGAGGCCTGCCAGCCGGTGTGCTTTCTCGACGACCTGACGACCAAGAACGTGATCGTCGACAACGGTGCGCTGAGCGGCTTCATCGACATCGATTTCGTGTGCTACGGCGATCCGCTGTTGCAGGTCGGCTCGACGCTCGCCTACCTGGCCGCCGACGTCGGCGACACGGGCCGCGCCTATGGCGACGCGCTGATCGACAGTTGCGCGCTGACGGGCGACGCCCGCCGCGCGATGTACTTCTACGCGGGGCTGTGGACGACCGGCTTCCTTGCCACGGCCGAAGCCGCCGGAGATGCCTGGCGGATCGGCAAGCTCATCCCCGCGGCCTCGGCGCTGCTGGACGCCGCCGAGGCCGCCTGA
- a CDS encoding acetyltransferase produces the protein MNVTTSDDCTGILPNHPMSKHFIVFGYRDGAYSTIPNNFFRNWFDEEAQIGTFHIGKGSGLGVGSIAKYDAGLQSLRLGKYVAGGLRLRFLLNGQHETRTISTCMFSVFGDGLRNAPPPQYGDTVIHNDVWIGDEALFLGGSEVQSGCVIGARTVVPPNFRSEPYGIYVGSPARLVKFRFPERVRESLIDLAWWDMPLQWIKQYNDAFLADLTEDEGQALEVLAELKRAKTSAVQVASA, from the coding sequence ATGAACGTAACCACGTCGGACGACTGCACCGGGATCCTGCCGAACCACCCGATGTCCAAGCATTTCATCGTATTCGGGTACCGGGACGGCGCCTATTCAACGATTCCCAACAACTTCTTCAGGAATTGGTTCGACGAAGAGGCGCAGATCGGGACGTTCCACATCGGGAAGGGGTCGGGCCTGGGTGTCGGGTCGATTGCGAAGTACGACGCGGGCCTTCAGAGTCTCAGGCTCGGGAAATATGTCGCGGGCGGACTGCGGCTGCGCTTCCTGCTGAACGGTCAGCACGAGACGCGCACCATATCGACCTGCATGTTCAGCGTGTTCGGCGATGGCCTGCGCAATGCCCCGCCGCCGCAGTACGGCGATACCGTCATTCACAACGATGTATGGATCGGGGATGAGGCGTTGTTCCTGGGCGGCAGCGAAGTGCAGAGCGGATGCGTGATCGGCGCGCGCACGGTCGTGCCGCCGAATTTCCGCTCGGAGCCTTATGGCATTTATGTCGGATCGCCTGCGCGGTTGGTCAAGTTCAGGTTCCCCGAGCGCGTGCGCGAAAGCCTGATCGACCTCGCATGGTGGGATATGCCGCTGCAATGGATCAAGCAGTATAACGATGCGTTCCTGGCGGATCTGACCGAGGATGAAGGGCAGGCGCTTGAGGTGCTGGCGGAGTTGAAGCGGGCGAAGACGAGTGCAGTGCAGGTGGCGTCGGCGTAA